The DNA segment TTCATCAAGGTCGGCCACCACGGCTCGCACAACTCGACGCCGAAGCCCGTCGCCGAGCGTCTGGTCCGCGAGGGCGGCGTCGCGATGGTTCCGGTCGGCACGGTCGAGCGGTGGAAGCACGCGATCCCCGAGGGCAGGATCCTCGAGGCGCTGCACGACAGCGGGGCGCACGTGATCCGCGCCGACGACCCGGGTTCGGGTGCCGACGGCGACCTCGAGATCGAGGTCGGCCCCGACGAGCTCTGGAGCGAGGTGCGCTTCCGCGTCGGCTGACGCCCTCGGCGCGTGCGGTCGCACGGTCGAAGTGGCGCTCGCGCGACGAGCGGGTAGGGTGGCACGTCGGTCGCGGCATCCGCGGCCCCTACCGGCCCACCCGGCCGCGCGCGACGGGGCGCGCACTCGAGACCCCCGCCTCACCTCGCCCACCGATCGGAACCCCAATGACCGCGCCCGCACGCCCCACCGCCTCCGGCGACCCCGGCCGTGACTCGGCCGCCGCACGCCGCCGCGACCCGAACACCGTGCTCGCCGCACTGCGCAGCCCGCGACTGCTGACCCGCGAAGCGCTCGCAGGCCTCGTCGTCGCGCTCGCGCTCATCCCCGAGGCGATCTCGTTCTCGATCATCGCGGGCGTCGACCCACGGCTCGGACTGTTCTCGTCGTTCGTCATGGCCGTCTCGATCGCCTTCCTCGGCGGCCGTCCGGCGATGATCACCGCCGCGACCGGCGCGGTCGCGCTCGTGATCGCCCCCGTCGCCCGCGAGTACGGCATCGAGTACTTCATCGCGACCGTGATCCTCGCCGGCCTCTTCCAGCTGGCACTCGGGCTCGCGGGCGTCGCGAAGCTCATGCGGTTCATCCCCCGCAGCGTCATGGTCGGCTTCGTCAACGCCCTCGCGATCCTCATCTTCGCGGCGCAGGTCCCGCAGTTGGTCGGCGTGCCGTGGCTGGTCTATCCGCTCGTCGCGGCGGGGATCCTGATCATGGTCGGGCTGCCGCGCCTGACGAAGGCGGTTCCGGCACCGCTCATCGCGATCGTCGCGATCACCGTCCTCGTCGTCTCGGCCGGGTGGCAGGTGCCGACCGTCGGCGACCAGGGCGACCTGCCGCAGAGCCTGCCCGAACTGTTCATCCCCGACGTGCCGCTCACCTGGGACACGTTCGCGATCATCGCGCCCTACGCGCTCGCGATGGCGCTCGTCGGCCTCATGGAGTCGCTCATGACGGCCAAGCTCGTCGACGACATCACCGACACGCGCTCGAACAAGACCCGGGAGTCGCTCGGACAGGGCGTGGCGAACGTGCTCTCCGGCCTCTTCGGCGGCATGGGCGGGTGCGCGATGATCGGCCAGACCATGATCAACGTCAAGGTCTCGGGCGCCCGCACGCGCATCTCGACGTTCCTCGCGGGAGTGTTCCTGCTCGTGCTCGTCCTCGTGCTCGGCGACCTCGTCGCGATCATCCCCATGGCCGCGCTCGTCGCGGTCATGATCATGGTCTCGGTCGCGACGTTCGACTGGCACTCGATCCGGTGGTCGACCCTGCGACGCATGCCGAAGTCGGAGACGGCCGTGATGGTCGCCACGGTCGCGGTCGTCGTCGCCACGCACAACCTCGCGATCGGCGTCATCGTCGGCGTCGTGGTGGCGATGGTCGCGTTCGCCCGTCGCGTCGCGCACTTCGCGACGGTGACGCGTCGCGTCGCCCTCGACGAGCCCGTGCCGACCGCGTACTACACCGTCGAGGGCGAGCTGTTCTTCGCCTCGTCGAACGACCTCACGACGCAGTTCGCCTACGCCGACGACCCCGAGCGGGTCGTGATCGACATGTCGCGCTCGCACATCTGGGACGCATCGACCGTGGCGGCGCTCGACGCGATCACGACCAAGTACGACCACCACGGCGTACGCGTCGTCATCGAGGGGCTCAACGAGGCGAGCTCCGAGATGCACCAGCGCCTGGCCGGCCGCCTCGGCGCCGGGCACTGACGCGCCCCGCCGCAGACGCGACGAGGGGCGGATGCCACGTGGCATCCGCCCCTCGGTTCGTCCTGAGCGCTCAGGCGCTGAGGTCGACGCCCTTGGTCTCCTTCACGAGCGAGACTCCGATGAGCGAGATGACCGCGGCGATCGCGATGTACAGGCCGATCGTCCACGACTGGCCCGTCGCGCCGAGCAGCGCCTCGGCGATCATCGGGGCGAATGCGCCGCCGAGGATCGCGCCGAGGGCGTACCCGATCGAGACGCCCGAGTAGCGCACGTTCGCGGGGAACATCTCCGCGTACAGGGCCGCCTGCGGGCCGTAGGAGAGGCCGAGTCCGAAGGTCATCAGGAACAGCGCGACGAAGTACCAGAGGATGTCGCCGGTGTCGATGAGGAACCACATCGGGATCGCCCACAGCGCGAGGAAGACGTAGCCGATCTGGAAGGTGCGGATCCGGCCGAGACGGTCGGAGAGCGCGCCGCCCCAGAGGGTGAAGACCAGCCAGCCGAACGACGCGAACGTCGTCGCGAGCAGCACCGTCGGGCGGTCCATGCCGAGCGACTTGACCGCGTAGGTC comes from the Agromyces marinus genome and includes:
- a CDS encoding SulP family inorganic anion transporter, giving the protein MTAPARPTASGDPGRDSAAARRRDPNTVLAALRSPRLLTREALAGLVVALALIPEAISFSIIAGVDPRLGLFSSFVMAVSIAFLGGRPAMITAATGAVALVIAPVAREYGIEYFIATVILAGLFQLALGLAGVAKLMRFIPRSVMVGFVNALAILIFAAQVPQLVGVPWLVYPLVAAGILIMVGLPRLTKAVPAPLIAIVAITVLVVSAGWQVPTVGDQGDLPQSLPELFIPDVPLTWDTFAIIAPYALAMALVGLMESLMTAKLVDDITDTRSNKTRESLGQGVANVLSGLFGGMGGCAMIGQTMINVKVSGARTRISTFLAGVFLLVLVLVLGDLVAIIPMAALVAVMIMVSVATFDWHSIRWSTLRRMPKSETAVMVATVAVVVATHNLAIGVIVGVVVAMVAFARRVAHFATVTRRVALDEPVPTAYYTVEGELFFASSNDLTTQFAYADDPERVVIDMSRSHIWDASTVAALDAITTKYDHHGVRVVIEGLNEASSEMHQRLAGRLGAGH